The following are encoded in a window of Palaemon carinicauda isolate YSFRI2023 chromosome 31, ASM3689809v2, whole genome shotgun sequence genomic DNA:
- the LOC137624999 gene encoding uncharacterized protein — protein sequence MAEALKRKAELLKKTDHWMITEERERMTIHKAQKAKEDYESRIKAQIEEHAERRAKAAEQLKREKEEEMLQTKMRQAALTRLKLDTLNDLRKMALPEHLVKDLEKKLNLKKEHDIRRRRVKTSTN from the exons ATGGCGGAGGCGCTGAAGAGGAAAGCGGAGCTACTGAAGAAGACAGATCACTGGATGATTACCGAAGAGAGGGAGCGGATGACGATTCACAAAGCTCAGAAG GCCAAGGAGGATTACGAATCCCGAATCAAAGCGCAGATTGAAGAGCACGCCGAGAGAAGAGCCAAGGCAGCTGAGCAACTGAAgagggagaaagaagaagaaatgctGCAGACGAAGATGAGGCAGGCAGCTCTCACCAGACTCAAACTGGATACTTTGAATGATCTGAG AAAAATGGCGCTTCCAGAACATTTAGTCAAGGACCTGGAAAAGAAGTTGAACCTGAAGAAAGAACACGATATCAGGAGACGAAGGGTGAAAACAAGTACAAATTAA